Proteins encoded in a region of the Moritella marina ATCC 15381 genome:
- a CDS encoding lipopolysaccharide biosynthesis protein → MLLKLNKIKNISISAFSQLMLLMSAPVISRLYSTEQVGIYASILAVGTVIGLNSSLKLDIALISESSDDSHETMAVALFLGVIISIIVGSIWGLTQFSELSSVICLILLSISISLFQNVTYYLTRLDKINYLSKVRVVRSMFISVGQIGFGLYFTTFIILIMSMVIGNVIPIIKQLKFEIVRLDNIVNVLKRNLSYIKYAIPQGLLNSLTMNLPIIFLSISGEFVLAGYYLMAERLLRTPVNFINTSIRQIFLSDFSKSINKFKCYLSWLIPLILLSLLFYLFMYKFSTDIIVFILGSQWRMSAEIVMVLLPWITLSMIQVPATGVLIYLRKMKIYSFVELVDFIIKASLLFFFIDPDDFLSGLGIYSLVGLITYVVIILMSSIIVNKHVSNK, encoded by the coding sequence ATGTTGCTTAAATTAAATAAGATTAAGAATATTTCAATCAGTGCATTTTCTCAATTAATGTTGCTTATGTCTGCTCCTGTAATTAGCCGTTTATATTCTACTGAGCAAGTGGGAATCTATGCATCAATTTTAGCTGTTGGAACAGTAATTGGTCTCAATAGTTCTCTAAAACTTGATATCGCTTTAATTTCAGAATCATCTGATGATTCTCATGAAACTATGGCTGTAGCATTATTTTTAGGTGTTATAATATCAATTATTGTGGGGTCTATCTGGGGCTTGACTCAATTTAGTGAGCTATCTTCTGTTATATGCTTGATCTTGCTTTCTATCTCGATTTCGTTATTTCAAAACGTCACTTATTACTTAACAAGGTTAGATAAAATAAATTATTTATCTAAGGTTAGAGTCGTTCGTAGTATGTTTATTTCTGTGGGACAAATTGGTTTTGGTTTATATTTTACAACATTTATCATTTTAATTATGTCAATGGTTATTGGTAATGTAATTCCCATCATAAAGCAGTTAAAATTTGAAATAGTACGGTTAGATAACATTGTAAATGTGTTGAAGCGAAATTTATCATATATAAAATATGCAATACCACAGGGGCTTTTAAACTCTCTAACTATGAATCTACCCATTATATTTCTTAGTATATCAGGAGAGTTTGTTCTTGCTGGTTATTACTTAATGGCTGAACGTCTGCTTAGAACACCGGTTAATTTTATTAATACATCTATTAGACAGATCTTCCTTAGTGATTTCTCAAAGTCAATTAATAAATTTAAATGTTATTTATCATGGTTGATTCCACTTATATTACTATCCTTATTGTTCTATCTTTTTATGTATAAATTTTCGACCGATATTATTGTTTTTATACTAGGTTCTCAGTGGAGGATGTCTGCTGAAATAGTAATGGTATTATTGCCATGGATTACACTATCTATGATTCAAGTTCCTGCTACAGGGGTGCTTATTTACTTAAGAAAGATGAAAATATATTCATTTGTTGAGTTGGTTGACTTTATAATTAAAGCATCTTTATTATTCTTTTTTATAGATCCTGATGATTTCTTATCTGGTTTAGGTATTTATAGCTTAGTCGGCCTTATTACATATGTAGTAATAATTTTAATGTCTTCAATTATTGTGAATAAACATGTTAGTAATAAATAA
- a CDS encoding glycosyltransferase family 4 protein — translation MKNKKILIVITRGDEIGGAQTHVIDLATSLSKLGHDVTVAAGSDGVLFQNFDNTKIKCHIFDNLKRSISILKDFKAYREIEALILNDGFDFVASHSSKAGILTRLVCFNHNVSNSFTVHGWSFTDGVSRLKKIIYTAIELFMVRYSDRTICVSSFDQKLGISHNILSENNSTVIHNGVHNNNNFIETNVKIKNKSSFKFVMVARFCEQKDHSSVIKAISLIKDIDIKVDFIGAGNDNKLKELSLELGVVDKINFLGQIDRSHVEKKLIDYDAFLLISNWEGFPISIVEALSAGLPVIASDVGGCSEAITDGYNGYLVERSDYNDLSYKIRMLCESSTLRLDMSINARHSYEDSFTVDKMIDKTIKCYGLDVA, via the coding sequence ATGAAAAATAAAAAAATATTAATAGTCATTACTCGTGGTGATGAAATTGGTGGGGCTCAAACTCATGTTATAGATTTGGCCACATCTTTAAGTAAGTTAGGCCATGATGTCACGGTTGCAGCTGGAAGTGACGGTGTATTATTTCAAAATTTTGACAATACAAAGATTAAGTGTCATATATTTGATAATTTAAAACGGAGTATATCTATTTTAAAGGATTTTAAAGCTTACCGAGAAATTGAAGCTCTAATACTTAATGATGGTTTTGATTTTGTTGCATCACATTCATCAAAAGCTGGTATTTTAACTCGTTTGGTATGTTTTAATCATAATGTAAGTAATAGCTTCACTGTACATGGTTGGTCTTTTACTGATGGTGTTAGTAGATTAAAGAAAATTATATATACAGCAATAGAACTATTCATGGTGAGATACTCAGACAGAACAATTTGCGTGTCTAGTTTCGATCAAAAATTAGGAATTAGTCATAATATCTTAAGTGAAAATAATTCAACAGTTATTCATAATGGCGTACATAATAATAATAATTTCATTGAAACAAATGTGAAAATAAAAAATAAGTCTTCATTTAAATTTGTCATGGTTGCACGTTTTTGTGAACAAAAGGACCATTCCAGTGTAATTAAAGCAATATCTTTGATCAAAGATATTGATATTAAAGTTGATTTCATTGGTGCTGGTAATGACAACAAACTGAAAGAATTATCATTGGAACTTGGTGTTGTAGATAAAATAAATTTCTTAGGCCAAATAGATAGAAGTCATGTCGAAAAAAAATTAATTGATTATGATGCCTTTTTATTAATCTCAAATTGGGAAGGTTTTCCTATATCGATTGTTGAAGCATTAAGTGCTGGTTTACCTGTCATAGCATCTGATGTGGGTGGTTGTTCTGAAGCTATTACAGATGGATACAATGGATATTTAGTCGAACGTTCTGATTACAATGATTTAAGTTACAAAATTAGAATGTTATGTGAAAGTAGTACTTTGCGCTTAGATATGTCTATTAATGCTAGACATAGTTATGAAGATAGTTTTACAGTAGATAAAATGATAGATAAAACAATAAAATGTTATGGTTTAGATGTTGCTTAA
- a CDS encoding polysaccharide biosynthesis tyrosine autokinase, translating to MSSNTLNQTNKPQPSQNVIKSSDADEIDLGKLFGILLDARWGIIAIIFIFTIFGVAYALLATPVYKADALIQVEQKSSGMSALVGDMGDMFSSESSATTEVEIIKSRMILSKTVEKLNLTTLAVPTYLPYVGKGLARISGQQNDIAISRFDIPSYAYVEPAFSLIIDDASKGAYSLYDADERKVLSGVVGELAQNNEYRLFVQALVGNNADEFAVVKRSQFDAIQWLQAGLSVSERGKQTGILQLSFSGEDKVLIQAILNDVSQNYFLQNVDRNSAEAEKSLTFLQGHLPNIKVELTASEDILNRFRQANDSIDLGLEAQSTLNVMVALEKQLNELTFKESEISQRFTKDHPAYKSLLDKREVLLAKQDKLNALVQQLPKTQRDVLRMKRDVEVNQQIYIQLLNKVQELNILKAGTVGNVRILDTAQAYSNAVKPKKSLIVVLATLLGGILSVAVVLVRAALHKGVENPDEVEALGLPVYASIPMSDWQAEMDSKLKHNKRKKKFELHETLLAESNPADLSIEALRGLRTSMHFAMMEAKNNVVMISGPAPGIGKSFVSVNFAAVIAKTGQKVLIVDGDMRKGYLQRHFNLNWDRGLSEMLSGKLETKDVIKTSGIENLDVITRGQIPPNPSELLMHPRFADFVEWASSQYDLVIIDTPPVLAVTDPSIVGALAGTTLMVGRFGQNTVKEIEVARHRFEMAGIEVKGFILNAVEKKASSSYGYGYYNYSYESDKL from the coding sequence ATGAGCAGTAATACTCTTAATCAAACGAATAAACCGCAGCCGTCGCAGAACGTAATCAAGAGTAGCGATGCGGACGAAATCGATTTAGGTAAATTATTCGGTATATTACTCGATGCGCGTTGGGGCATTATCGCCATTATTTTTATCTTTACGATATTTGGTGTCGCTTATGCGTTATTAGCAACACCGGTTTACAAAGCAGATGCGTTAATCCAAGTTGAACAAAAGAGCAGTGGCATGTCGGCATTGGTTGGCGACATGGGCGATATGTTTTCTAGTGAGTCGTCAGCGACAACTGAAGTTGAGATCATTAAGTCACGTATGATCTTAAGTAAAACGGTTGAAAAACTAAATTTAACCACACTTGCTGTGCCAACATATTTACCTTATGTAGGTAAAGGGCTGGCTCGTATTAGTGGCCAACAGAATGACATTGCTATTAGCCGTTTTGACATCCCAAGTTATGCATATGTAGAGCCTGCATTTAGTTTGATTATTGATGATGCCAGTAAAGGTGCTTATTCATTATATGACGCCGATGAACGTAAGGTATTATCAGGTGTTGTCGGTGAGCTAGCGCAAAACAATGAATACCGTTTATTCGTACAAGCGTTAGTAGGTAACAATGCAGATGAATTTGCTGTTGTTAAACGATCTCAATTTGATGCAATTCAATGGTTACAAGCTGGTTTATCGGTAAGTGAGCGCGGTAAGCAAACGGGAATTTTACAGTTATCGTTTAGTGGTGAAGATAAAGTTTTAATTCAAGCTATTTTGAATGATGTAAGCCAGAATTACTTTTTACAAAATGTAGATCGAAATTCAGCAGAAGCAGAAAAAAGCTTGACGTTTTTACAAGGCCATTTGCCTAATATTAAAGTTGAATTAACAGCGTCTGAAGATATTCTTAATCGTTTCCGTCAAGCAAATGATTCGATTGATTTGGGCTTAGAAGCGCAATCTACGTTAAACGTTATGGTTGCACTCGAAAAACAGTTAAATGAACTTACCTTTAAAGAAAGTGAAATTAGCCAACGCTTTACCAAGGACCATCCTGCGTATAAATCGTTACTTGATAAACGCGAGGTATTGTTAGCGAAACAAGACAAGCTAAATGCATTAGTACAACAGTTACCGAAAACGCAACGTGATGTATTACGCATGAAGCGTGATGTTGAAGTAAATCAGCAGATTTATATTCAATTGCTGAATAAGGTTCAAGAGCTGAATATTTTAAAAGCGGGTACGGTTGGTAACGTTCGTATTTTAGATACAGCACAAGCCTATAGCAACGCGGTTAAACCGAAGAAATCACTGATTGTGGTATTAGCGACCTTATTAGGGGGCATACTCTCGGTTGCTGTTGTACTAGTACGTGCGGCATTGCATAAAGGTGTTGAAAACCCAGATGAAGTTGAAGCATTAGGGTTACCGGTTTATGCGAGCATCCCAATGTCTGATTGGCAGGCTGAAATGGACAGCAAGCTTAAGCATAACAAGCGTAAGAAAAAATTCGAATTACATGAAACATTATTAGCTGAATCAAACCCTGCTGATCTGTCAATTGAAGCATTACGTGGTTTGCGTACCAGCATGCACTTTGCCATGATGGAAGCGAAGAACAATGTGGTTATGATCTCGGGTCCTGCACCTGGTATTGGTAAATCGTTTGTATCGGTAAACTTTGCCGCTGTTATTGCGAAGACAGGCCAAAAAGTACTGATTGTCGATGGTGATATGCGTAAAGGTTATTTACAACGTCACTTCAACCTTAATTGGGATCGTGGCTTGTCAGAAATGCTTTCAGGTAAGTTAGAAACTAAAGACGTAATTAAAACATCGGGCATTGAAAATCTAGATGTGATTACTCGTGGTCAAATCCCACCAAACCCTTCTGAATTGTTAATGCATCCGCGCTTTGCTGATTTTGTTGAATGGGCATCAAGCCAATATGATTTAGTTATCATCGATACGCCACCTGTACTTGCGGTAACAGACCCAAGTATTGTTGGTGCGCTTGCCGGAACAACCTTGATGGTTGGACGCTTTGGTCAAAATACAGTAAAAGAAATTGAAGTCGCACGTCACCGCTTTGAAATGGCAGGGATTGAAGTGAAAGGTTTTATTCTGAATGCTGTAGAGAAGAAGGCTAGTTCGTCTTATGGCTATGGTTATTATAATTATAGCTATGAGAGTGATAAACTTTAA
- a CDS encoding glycosyltransferase, with translation MFNIAFIHDHYFVEYENNTYTTGSLNKNVWKRYFNPNYHNKLYVFGRKNNNSNVEIHDSLLSNDYFTDFILFEKYNTPLKIIKNKKIIKLKIKNELINKNIQKIIVRLPSELGLLALQVAKELNINAAVEVVGCTWDGLWNHGSLKGKLYAPFMTYRVKKAISEASYAIYVTNYILQKKYPCDGITASASNVEITEINSNILSKRVNKIIDEKILIRIGLIGTLKTNVKGIDIAIKALSELDMNNVVLEVVGGGCQKRYLDLAISLNLEDKVIFHGTKSREEIFNWLDNIDIYIQPSFQEGLPRATIEAMSRALPIAASNAGGLPELINEKLIHNKYDFRKLSLDIKYLLDENNQINHSAENFETSKRYDKRNLDIVRQSFWSAFLNEK, from the coding sequence TTGTTTAATATTGCATTTATACACGATCATTACTTTGTTGAGTATGAAAATAACACTTATACTACTGGCTCGTTAAATAAAAATGTTTGGAAACGTTATTTTAATCCCAATTATCATAATAAACTGTATGTCTTTGGAAGGAAAAATAACAATTCCAATGTTGAAATTCACGATTCCTTACTTTCGAATGATTACTTTACAGACTTTATTTTATTTGAAAAATATAATACACCATTAAAAATTATTAAGAATAAGAAAATAATAAAACTAAAAATTAAAAACGAATTAATAAATAAAAATATACAGAAAATTATAGTTAGACTCCCTAGTGAATTAGGATTACTAGCACTTCAGGTTGCAAAAGAATTAAATATTAATGCTGCAGTCGAAGTGGTTGGTTGTACGTGGGATGGTTTATGGAATCATGGTAGTTTGAAGGGGAAGTTATACGCACCTTTTATGACTTACCGTGTTAAAAAAGCTATAAGTGAAGCTTCTTATGCGATTTATGTTACGAATTATATTTTACAAAAAAAATATCCATGTGATGGTATTACGGCATCGGCATCTAACGTAGAAATTACGGAAATAAATAGCAATATATTAAGTAAAAGAGTTAATAAGATCATAGATGAAAAAATTCTTATAAGAATCGGATTAATAGGAACATTAAAAACTAATGTTAAAGGTATAGATATTGCGATAAAAGCACTATCAGAGTTAGATATGAATAATGTGGTTTTGGAAGTTGTCGGTGGAGGTTGTCAAAAACGTTATCTAGATTTAGCTATAAGCCTTAATCTAGAAGATAAAGTTATATTCCACGGAACAAAGAGTAGAGAGGAAATTTTCAATTGGCTTGATAATATAGATATATATATTCAACCATCATTTCAAGAAGGTCTTCCTCGTGCGACTATTGAAGCCATGAGTCGAGCTCTGCCTATTGCAGCATCAAATGCAGGAGGATTACCGGAGTTAATTAATGAAAAGTTAATTCATAATAAATATGATTTTAGAAAGTTAAGCTTAGATATTAAATATTTATTAGATGAAAATAATCAAATAAATCACTCAGCTGAAAATTTTGAAACATCAAAAAGATATGATAAACGTAATTTAGATATTGTAAGGCAATCATTTTGGAGTGCATTTCTTAATGAAAAATAA
- a CDS encoding polysaccharide pyruvyl transferase family protein has product MKNIAIVPACTDLNRGDQALVWESVYFAEDIFKGKTDVRIIDTGDTDEERFIQTNQTGKEGFKLARNILGHPRRGRKSKSTAAHDDLLNIFLMITTGVCDFVRLSLLICFPQLYKILLSNKEQVNSFLFLKSCDAYFVKGGGFLHTYGKFTDFYYIWYQTFYILLGWRLNVKVFILPNSFGPFQRNSLATRYLSWILTTCKIVYAREKISKNVLENELKLKNVHYGPDFGYFIKRKKSNIKIDSNKTKVAITARPYRFPKSENPEDKYIEYIDAMAKFSDWLVREKNCEVYFITQVQGPSSHENDNIAISDIRQRTKEDNMHIDIEGDYRELADIYSQFDLVTGTRFHSVIFSQVFNVPAFAIAYGGNKSRGIMKELNLEKYVVDIEDASDSLLMEMYENITIHRHEYINELKLSKKVFEEERLNMLNMVRGYFV; this is encoded by the coding sequence ATGAAAAATATAGCAATAGTACCTGCGTGTACAGATTTAAATCGAGGTGATCAAGCGCTTGTTTGGGAATCAGTTTACTTTGCCGAAGATATATTCAAAGGTAAAACGGATGTTCGAATTATTGATACTGGTGATACGGATGAAGAACGGTTTATACAAACAAACCAAACAGGCAAAGAGGGATTCAAATTAGCGAGAAATATATTGGGACATCCTAGAAGAGGTAGGAAAAGTAAATCAACCGCTGCTCATGATGATTTACTTAATATATTTCTCATGATTACAACTGGTGTATGTGACTTTGTACGGTTATCATTGTTAATCTGCTTTCCTCAGTTATATAAAATCCTACTATCTAATAAAGAACAGGTAAATAGTTTTTTATTTCTAAAATCCTGTGATGCATATTTCGTTAAAGGCGGTGGCTTTTTACATACGTATGGTAAGTTTACAGATTTTTATTATATTTGGTACCAAACATTTTATATTTTATTAGGTTGGAGACTCAATGTTAAAGTTTTCATATTACCAAATTCATTTGGACCTTTTCAAAGAAATAGCCTAGCAACAAGATATTTATCATGGATTTTAACCACTTGTAAAATTGTATATGCAAGAGAGAAAATATCAAAAAATGTACTAGAAAATGAATTAAAACTTAAAAATGTTCATTATGGGCCTGATTTTGGATATTTTATAAAAAGAAAAAAATCTAATATAAAAATAGATTCAAATAAAACTAAAGTGGCTATAACTGCACGACCATATAGATTCCCAAAAAGTGAAAATCCGGAAGATAAATATATAGAATATATTGATGCAATGGCTAAATTTTCAGATTGGTTAGTACGTGAAAAAAACTGTGAAGTTTATTTCATTACTCAGGTGCAAGGTCCTAGCTCACATGAGAATGATAATATTGCAATATCTGATATTAGGCAAAGAACTAAAGAAGATAATATGCATATTGATATTGAAGGTGATTATAGAGAATTAGCCGATATATACTCCCAATTTGATTTAGTTACAGGAACTAGGTTTCACTCTGTTATTTTTAGTCAAGTCTTTAATGTCCCTGCTTTTGCTATCGCCTACGGAGGTAATAAGAGTAGAGGTATAATGAAAGAATTGAACTTAGAAAAGTATGTCGTAGATATTGAAGATGCATCGGATTCATTACTCATGGAAATGTATGAAAATATTACAATTCATAGACATGAATATATAAATGAGTTGAAGTTATCTAAAAAAGTATTCGAAGAAGAACGTTTAAATATGCTTAATATGGTTAGGGGGTATTTTGTTTAA
- a CDS encoding acyltransferase family protein, with amino-acid sequence MKLVYRKDIDGLRTLAVGLVVFYHLGLNIPGGFIGVDIFFVISGFLITSIIFNEIKEKNFLFSNFYKRRLKRIFPLYIFISSVTIIVFYFVMVPDDFNKLLKSYISGMLSLSNMYFIKESTGYFSSETELFPLLHTWSLSVEEQFYFIWPILLIGLLKLKGNKLYTGVFTLLFILICISEIITVNSSRVGYYFLLARGHELLAGAILGVLLSDERFKNKINSYNTLFSFLFLFFIIYSIVYISKDDYYPGYLSIFPTLGTVFFIISRQDSFVNKLFSIKPMVYLGQISYSIYLWHWPIIVYFNYTGIEIKSAEIFYILFFVFTLSSLSYRFVEVPFIRFNFNFKSVLIYYYMIPLLIISVVVFAVPFDKLINARISSLGGREQVKNAIYPDSNSGWCQVSEDRDVWGDENCILGSNGSKLKGLLWGDSHAAHFAPAINQLGEIHNFSVYQRTLAQCVPLITSGNLGRYSNMCSENREFIKTNIKNYDFIYLASRWESRLDIFGDVEDTVKWLSNNIKDVYIISQVPLFESNVSKCILRKTINSSVVCNMDVNSDYRKANLKLSEMSDKYKNVHFISLDNVFCKGGECSPLINGSLSYFDSNHLSENGSLYLTPHIPYPLINN; translated from the coding sequence ATGAAGTTAGTATATAGAAAGGATATTGATGGTCTTAGAACCTTAGCTGTCGGTTTAGTTGTATTTTATCATTTAGGACTTAATATACCTGGTGGATTTATTGGTGTAGATATATTTTTTGTGATTTCTGGATTTTTAATTACTAGTATTATTTTTAATGAAATTAAAGAGAAAAATTTCTTATTTTCTAATTTCTACAAAAGAAGATTAAAAAGAATATTTCCACTATATATATTTATCTCTTCGGTTACTATTATTGTATTTTACTTTGTGATGGTCCCTGATGATTTTAATAAATTACTTAAAAGTTACATTTCGGGGATGTTATCACTTTCGAATATGTACTTTATAAAAGAGTCCACAGGCTACTTTTCGTCAGAAACAGAGCTGTTCCCTTTGCTCCATACTTGGTCTTTATCTGTGGAGGAACAGTTTTATTTCATATGGCCAATTCTTCTGATAGGATTGTTGAAACTTAAAGGTAATAAATTATATACAGGTGTTTTTACATTATTATTTATTCTCATTTGTATTTCTGAAATTATAACTGTTAATAGTAGCCGAGTAGGATATTACTTCCTTCTTGCTCGAGGTCATGAGTTATTAGCAGGTGCTATCTTAGGGGTTTTATTAAGTGATGAACGATTTAAAAACAAAATTAATTCTTATAACACACTTTTTTCTTTTCTATTTTTATTTTTTATAATATATTCAATTGTATATATATCAAAAGATGATTATTACCCTGGTTATTTATCTATTTTTCCGACATTAGGTACTGTTTTTTTTATTATATCAAGGCAGGATTCTTTTGTTAATAAACTATTCTCGATTAAGCCTATGGTATATTTAGGGCAGATATCATATTCAATATATTTATGGCATTGGCCTATTATTGTTTATTTCAATTACACGGGAATAGAAATAAAAAGTGCTGAAATATTTTATATTTTATTTTTTGTTTTTACGCTGTCATCCCTTTCGTATCGATTTGTAGAAGTTCCATTCATTAGATTTAATTTTAATTTTAAATCTGTTTTAATATACTATTATATGATTCCATTGCTGATTATATCTGTTGTAGTTTTCGCGGTTCCATTTGATAAACTTATTAATGCTCGAATATCTTCTTTAGGTGGAAGGGAGCAGGTAAAGAATGCTATATACCCCGATTCAAATTCTGGCTGGTGTCAAGTTTCTGAAGATAGAGATGTTTGGGGCGATGAAAATTGCATATTAGGTAGTAATGGTTCGAAATTAAAGGGACTTCTATGGGGGGACTCACATGCAGCTCATTTTGCACCTGCGATAAATCAACTAGGGGAAATCCATAACTTTTCTGTGTATCAAAGAACGTTAGCTCAATGTGTACCTCTTATCACTAGCGGAAATTTAGGACGTTATTCTAACATGTGTTCTGAAAATAGAGAGTTTATTAAGACTAATATAAAAAATTATGATTTTATTTATCTTGCTTCACGTTGGGAATCGCGTCTCGATATCTTTGGCGATGTTGAAGATACTGTTAAATGGTTATCGAATAACATCAAAGATGTTTATATTATATCTCAGGTTCCTTTATTTGAATCAAACGTATCTAAATGTATACTTAGAAAAACCATTAATAGTAGTGTCGTTTGCAATATGGATGTTAATAGCGATTATAGAAAAGCTAATTTAAAGCTATCTGAAATGAGTGATAAGTATAAAAATGTTCATTTTATTTCACTTGATAACGTTTTTTGTAAAGGTGGGGAATGCTCGCCACTAATAAATGGTAGTTTATCTTATTTTGATTCTAACCATTTAAGTGAAAATGGATCTTTATACCTAACACCTCATATACCTTATCCTTTAATTAATAATTAA
- a CDS encoding phosphotyrosine protein phosphatase (Wzb shows phosphatase activity towards the autophosphorylated Wzc protein, which induces colanic acid biosynthesis; catalyzes the phosphorylation of UDP-glucose dehydrogenase, an enzyme involved in colanic acid biosynthesis): MFNNILVVCVGNICRSPSGEYLLKSLLPNKNIESAGVGALVGKPADKQACQVAEENGISLAGHQGRQLTSALCREFDLILVMEQGHINAVTNIAPEARGKTMLFSQWLQKQDIPDPYRQSKEAFDHAYKLIEASANAWAKKLS; encoded by the coding sequence ATGTTTAATAATATTTTAGTGGTGTGCGTGGGTAATATTTGCCGCTCACCATCGGGCGAGTATTTACTTAAGTCGTTATTACCGAATAAAAACATCGAATCAGCGGGTGTTGGTGCGCTTGTCGGTAAACCTGCAGATAAACAGGCTTGTCAGGTTGCGGAAGAAAATGGTATTAGCTTAGCTGGCCATCAAGGTCGTCAGTTAACGTCTGCATTATGTCGTGAGTTTGATTTGATCTTAGTGATGGAACAAGGTCATATCAATGCGGTGACCAATATTGCCCCTGAAGCCCGTGGTAAAACGATGTTGTTTAGCCAATGGTTACAAAAACAAGATATACCTGATCCGTATCGCCAAAGTAAAGAAGCGTTTGATCATGCTTATAAACTCATTGAAGCTTCAGCTAATGCTTGGGCTAAAAAGTTAAGCTAG
- a CDS encoding O-antigen ligase family protein encodes MLVINKNKICCYLINIFFCLVFFRSLFPSGVFEALIVANLIIMVCFSKNITKKQMNIFILFSIFFSIVISQVFITENVDYLAMHIIYLFQGVMIFILIVYFSDFLGFKYVVSRLIFWAVLASLISVILFVLFINTGYFSEFVYSRTGFPRLSGFQANPNYLSLTLCFIPVLLLIYKSKYVGFKIVVILLAIVLTGSRGGILAAFIPLAIYFFIKNVRYSLYVLLVIIVIIFIVNSIDLDSIYGLSRFQSSDGDYSSGRFTHWVRAWELFSNNIVYGVGNNSFLLYEIENGKPIQVHNNYLRVLAEFGIVGFFTWFFILYYLIKNSVSTVESLLIIFPMLIFGLVNDPYIAKEFWLCLALCYKAEQGTR; translated from the coding sequence ATGTTAGTAATAAATAAAAATAAAATATGCTGCTATTTAATTAATATATTCTTTTGTTTAGTTTTCTTCAGAAGTCTTTTTCCATCTGGAGTGTTTGAAGCTCTTATTGTTGCTAATTTGATTATTATGGTGTGCTTTTCTAAGAATATAACCAAAAAACAAATGAATATATTTATATTATTCTCTATCTTTTTCAGCATTGTTATTAGCCAAGTGTTTATAACCGAAAATGTAGATTACTTAGCTATGCATATTATTTATTTATTTCAAGGTGTCATGATTTTTATCTTGATTGTTTATTTTTCAGATTTTTTGGGCTTTAAGTATGTAGTATCTAGATTGATTTTTTGGGCTGTATTAGCATCTTTAATATCTGTGATTTTATTTGTTCTTTTTATTAATACGGGGTATTTCTCTGAGTTTGTTTATAGTCGAACTGGATTTCCTCGGTTATCTGGGTTTCAGGCTAACCCTAATTACCTATCTTTAACTTTATGTTTCATTCCTGTTTTACTGCTCATTTATAAAAGTAAGTATGTTGGGTTTAAAATTGTTGTTATATTATTAGCTATCGTATTGACAGGTTCTAGAGGTGGTATACTTGCAGCTTTTATTCCTCTAGCAATATACTTTTTTATTAAAAATGTAAGGTATAGTCTTTATGTTTTATTAGTTATTATCGTTATTATTTTTATAGTTAACAGTATAGATTTAGATAGTATATATGGTTTATCAAGGTTTCAAAGTAGTGATGGTGATTACAGTAGTGGGCGTTTCACTCACTGGGTAAGAGCGTGGGAGTTATTTTCTAATAACATAGTGTATGGAGTAGGTAATAATTCATTTCTTCTATATGAAATAGAGAATGGAAAACCAATACAAGTACATAATAATTATTTGAGAGTTTTAGCAGAATTTGGAATTGTAGGTTTTTTTACTTGGTTTTTTATTTTATATTATTTAATAAAAAATAGTGTTTCAACAGTTGAATCGTTGTTGATTATATTTCCAATGTTAATTTTTGGGTTGGTGAATGATCCATATATAGCAAAGGAATTTTGGTTGTGTTTAGCTTTGTGTTATAAAGCAGAACAGGGTACTAGATAG